TTACTCTTGCAAAAGATTTGACAAATATGGATTTGGTTGTAAGTATTGATGAAGCTGATGTTGCTGATATTAAAGATAATTTAGATGTAACTTTTACAGTTGATGCTTATTCAAATAAAGAGTTTAAAGGGAAAATAAAGCAAGTAAGATTAAACCCAATTACTACAAATGGAGTAGTAACTTATGAAACTGTTGTAAGTGTTGATAATAGTGAACTTCTTTTAAAACCAGGAATGACAGCAAATGCAAAAATTATTACAAAAAATATAAAAGATCAGATTTTAATTCCAAATAGTGCATTAAGATTTACTCCAAAAAATAGTACTGAAAAATCAGGTACAAAACCAGCTAGTTTTGGAACACCACCAAATTTTAGACCTCAAGGAAGTGTTACAAAAGATAATAAAGCAAAAGATGGTTTTGCAACTATTTATATTCTTGAATCTGGAAAACCAAAAGAGTTAAAAGTTAAAGTTCTAGATAGTGATTCAAAACAGTCATCTATTTTTTCTGAAACTTTAAATATTGGTGATGAAGTAATTATTTCACAAAAATCTGGAAATTAAAAATTTATGAAAAATAGTGAAGTTTTAATCGAATTTAAAAATATAAAAAAAATTTATGGTAAAGGTGCGAATGAGACTTTTGCTTTAAATGGAGTGGATTTAAAGATTAATAAAGGTGAATTTGTAGCTATTATGGGAGCTAGTGGAAGTGGGAAATCTACCTCTATGAATATTATTGGATGTTTGGATAAGCCAAGTAGTGGTGAGTATTTGTTTGATGGTGTAAATGTTGAAAATTTAAATCTAAATCAAATGGCAATTTTAAGAAGAAACTATATAGGTTTTGTTTTTCAAGGATTTAATCTACTAGGAAGAACAACTGCTTTGGAGAATGTTGAATTACCTCTTGTATATAGAAAAGTTCCAAAAGAACAAAGAAATAAATTAGCAATAGAAGCATTAAAAAAAGTTGGGCTTGAAAGTGTTATTAAACATACTCCAGCAGAGCTCAGTGGTGGTCAGCAACAACGTGTTGCAATAGCACGTGCTATTGTTACTGATCCACTTTTACTTTTGGCAGATGAACCTACGGGAAATCTTGATAGTATCAAAAGTATTGAAGTTATGGAGTTACTAAAAAAATTAAATGAAGAGTTAAATATTACTATTATTATGGTAACACATGAAGAAGAGATGGCTGCTTATGCTTCAAGAGTTATATATTTTAGAGATGGAAATATAGAAGATTCTTTAAAAAAAGGATTTAAATAATGTTGTTAAATGCTTTATTAATAGCAATAAAAGAGATAAGAAGAAATATATTAAGATCAATTCTTACTATTTTGGGAATTGTAATTGGTGTTGCTTCTGTTATTGCTATGGTTATGATTGGAGATGGAACAACAGCAAATGTAACAGCAAATATAGAAAAACTTGGAAGTAATATGCTAAATGTTCGAGTTGGGCAAGAAAAAAGAGGAGCTCCAAGAGATGATAATAGTGCAAAACCTTTTAAAATTGAAGATATAACAGCTATAAAAAATGAAGTTGCAAATTTAAAAGGAGTAACAGCAGAAAACTCTAGTATGGCAAATGTTGTTTTTGGAAATAAAAGTAATTCATCTTTAATTGT
Above is a genomic segment from Aliarcobacter cryaerophilus containing:
- a CDS encoding ABC transporter ATP-binding protein; the encoded protein is MKNSEVLIEFKNIKKIYGKGANETFALNGVDLKINKGEFVAIMGASGSGKSTSMNIIGCLDKPSSGEYLFDGVNVENLNLNQMAILRRNYIGFVFQGFNLLGRTTALENVELPLVYRKVPKEQRNKLAIEALKKVGLESVIKHTPAELSGGQQQRVAIARAIVTDPLLLLADEPTGNLDSIKSIEVMELLKKLNEELNITIIMVTHEEEMAAYASRVIYFRDGNIEDSLKKGFK